In Daucus carota subsp. sativus chromosome 4, DH1 v3.0, whole genome shotgun sequence, one DNA window encodes the following:
- the LOC108216744 gene encoding cytochrome P450 71A9 translates to MSFTLALAILLSFLVPLSIMLIKKNTRAEHKRLPPGPRKLPIIGNLHQLSQPIHQALRRLSDQHCPLMFLQLGSVPTLVVSSAAMAKQVLKTHDLVFASRPSLYATKKLSYNGTNISLAPYGKYWREVRKIALVELLSAKRVESFEAIRNEEVAYMLKNVEDSTAKSASVNFTELMFMGLNNVVLRAIFSMNGNYCEDKGRSRVSEFCKLLDEVEELTGLGNIADSFPWMGWYNKLSGFDERLEKNFRALDGFYDMVIQEHRQQSGGSQHEDLVDVLLRVQNDPNQEIRLSDENIKGVLTDMFVAGTDTSSTTLVWIMTELMRKPSAMKKAQEEVRAVVKESGSLQVNESHLPKLAYLKMVMKEVLRLHPPAPLLVPRETTEICSIAGYEIPAKTRVLINATSIAMDPEYWENPEEFKPERFYNIDTDFRGQHFELLPFGAGRRGCPGINFAVVIIELAMASLLHSYNWNMPDGESAEDMNMEESVGIAVHKKTPLYLVASKPSAAI, encoded by the exons ATGAGCTTCACACTAGCATTAGCAATCCTTTTAAGTTTTCTCGTTCCTTTGTCGATCATGTTGATAAAGAAGAACACGAGAGCCGAACACAAGAGGCTTCCTCCGGGGCCTAGGAAGCTTCCCATCATCGGAAACCTCCACCAGCTGAGCCAACCTATTCACCAAGCTCTTCGACGTCTTTCAGACCAACACTGCCCCCTCATGTTTCTCCAACTCGGTTCTGTTCCAACGCTTGTCGTCTCATCAGCCGCTATGGCCAAACAAGTTCTCAAGACACACGACTTGGTTTTCGCTAGTCGGCCTAGTTTGTATGCCACAAAAAAATTGAGTTACAATGGGACGAATATTAGCTTAGCTCCCTATGGGAAGTACTGGAGGGAAGTAAGAAAAATTGCACTTGTGGAGTTGCTAAGTGCCAAGAGAGTTGAGTCTTTTGAAGCTATTCGAAACGAGGAGGTGGCCTATATGCTTAAAAATGTCGAGGATTCCACAGCAAAATCTGCTTCAGTTAATTTCACCGAGTTGATGTTCATGGGATTGAATAATGTTGTACTTAGAGCTATTTTTAGTATGAATGGGAATTATTGTGAAGACAAGGGGAGGAGTCGTGTTAGTGAATTTTGTAAATTGCTTGATGAAGTGGAGGAGTTGACAGGTTTGGGAAACATAGCTGATTCATTTCCATGGATGGGGTGGTATAACAAGTTAAGCGGTTTTGATGAAAGATTGGAAAAGAATTTCAGAGCTTTGGATGGTTTTTATGACATGGTGATTCAAGAGCACCGACAGCAGTCCGGGGGATCTCAGCATGAAGATCTTGTTGATGTATTACTTCGGGTTCAGAATGATCCGAATCAAGAAATTAGACTGAGTGATGAAAACATCAAAGGCGTGTTAACG GACATGTTTGTAGCTGGAACAGATACTTCTTCCACAACACTGGTATGGATAATGACAGAACTGATGAGAAAGCCATCAGCAATGAAGAAAGCACAGGAAGAAGTGAGAGCAGTTGTCAAGGAAAGCGGTTCACTACAGGTAAACGAAAGCCATCTTCCGAAACTTGCATACCTAAAGATGGTTATGAAAGAGGTACTAAGACTCCACCCTCCAGCCCCTTTACTAGTCCCACGCGAAACAACAGAAATATGCAGCATTGCAGGCTATGAAATTCCTGCCAAAACGAGAGTTCTCATTAACGCGACATCAATAGCTATGGATCCTGAGTACTGGGAAAATCCAGAGGAGTTCAAACCAGAAAGATTTTACAATATTGACACTGATTTCAGAGGCCAGCACTTCGAGTTGCTGCCATTCGGGGCTGGTAGGAGGGGCTGTCCAGGGATTAACTTTGCGGTGGTAATAATAGAGCTTGCGATGGCTAGTTTGTTGCATAGCTACAACTGGAATATGCCTGATGGAGAAAGTGCTGAAGATATGAATATGGAAGAGTCTGTTGGGATTGCTGTTCATAAGAAAACTCCTCTGTATCTGGTCGCCTCTAAGCCTTCTGCAGCCATTTAG
- the LOC108216467 gene encoding protein MKS1, with product MNPWDEFSGEQQPSPIKRQLQGPRPAPLKVNKDSHKIKKPPIHPPPKPPKQPPPAPETRQPVIIYAVSPKVIHTTENEFMGLVQRLTGPSSGEMSGNFSGDISPAARLATIERTSPSGRERGMIDGFEVGNFPGILSPAPASLAPISAGMFSPGFDMSLLNEMSPFLSNMFTPSPSSLLAAPMVSPSPTSFELLSQFFDL from the coding sequence ATGAATCCGTGGGATGAATTTTCCGGCGAGCAACAGCCGTCTCCGATCAAACGTCAGCTCCAAGGGCCTCGTCCTGCTCCACTTAAAGTCAACAAAGACTCTCACAAGATCAAAAAACCACCCATTCATCCGCCGCCTAAGCCGCCCAAACAGCCTCCGCCGGCGCCGGAGACGCGTCAACCCGTCATCATCTACGCCGTTTCGCCCAAAGTCATTCACACTACGGAAAATGAATTTATGGGTCTTGTGCAGAGACTCACCGGCCCTTCTTCCGGTGAGATGTCCGGCAACTTTTCCGGCGACATTTCGCCGGCGGCGAGACTGGCAACGATTGAAAGAACGAGCCCATCGGGGAGAGAAAGGGGGATGATCGATGGTTTTGAAGTGGGCAATTTTCCGGGGATCTTGTCACCGGCGCCGGCGAGTTTGGCCCCGATATCGGCCGGAATGTTCTCTCCGGGATTTGATATGAGCTTGTTGAATGAAATGAGTCCGTTTTTGAGTAATATGTTTACGCCGAGTCCGAGTTCGCTGTTGGCGGCTCCAATGGTATCCCCTTCTCCGACGTCGTTTGAATTGTTAAGTCAATTCTTTGACCTTTAG